In Acaryochloris marina S15, a single genomic region encodes these proteins:
- a CDS encoding RsmB/NOP family class I SAM-dependent RNA methyltransferase, with protein MSKLLTKLSLKLWSDPQQQQAFIQALTDPKPYGPCIAWATERLDEDSFQRVDALPWQLPFVDRLVIGERPGKHDLHNQGAYYCLDFSSAFAATSLTAIKEQPNVVLDLCAAPGGKSLLAWRLLQPHLLISNEVIGKRVGLLISNLKRCQINPVRVLSADPSVLADAIPASADVVLVDAPCTGQSLLAKGESAPGCFHPVSIKHNAKRQRRILANASRLVVPGGYLAYMTCAFSEAENERVCRWFTRRFPHFAPQPVDALLAFQSHLTDMPCYRIWPQSGLGAGAFTMLFRRTQETEAIMPQPLDAWLDENARWSSE; from the coding sequence GTGTCTAAGTTGTTGACAAAATTAAGTCTGAAGCTATGGTCAGACCCTCAGCAACAACAAGCCTTTATTCAAGCTTTGACGGACCCTAAACCTTATGGTCCTTGTATTGCCTGGGCCACAGAGCGACTGGATGAAGACTCGTTTCAGCGAGTTGATGCCCTCCCCTGGCAGCTCCCATTTGTAGATCGACTGGTGATTGGGGAGCGTCCAGGCAAGCATGATCTACACAACCAGGGAGCCTATTATTGCCTAGATTTTTCCTCTGCCTTTGCTGCAACGTCCCTCACTGCCATTAAGGAACAACCCAACGTCGTCCTCGATTTGTGTGCAGCCCCAGGAGGCAAAAGTCTTTTAGCTTGGCGATTGCTGCAGCCCCACTTACTCATTAGTAACGAAGTGATTGGTAAGCGCGTGGGGCTGCTCATTAGTAATTTGAAACGATGTCAAATCAATCCTGTGCGGGTGTTGAGTGCGGATCCATCCGTTTTGGCAGATGCTATCCCTGCCAGTGCTGATGTGGTGTTAGTCGATGCCCCTTGTACGGGGCAATCTTTACTGGCGAAAGGAGAGTCTGCACCAGGTTGTTTTCATCCCGTTTCTATCAAACACAATGCGAAACGACAAAGACGAATCCTAGCTAATGCCTCTCGTTTAGTTGTTCCAGGAGGATATTTAGCCTATATGACCTGTGCTTTTTCTGAAGCAGAGAACGAGCGGGTCTGTCGTTGGTTTACTCGCCGCTTCCCGCACTTTGCACCTCAACCAGTTGACGCTTTGTTGGCCTTTCAGTCTCACTTAACGGATATGCCTTGTTACCGGATATGGCCCCAGTCTGGTCTGGGGGCGGGTGCTTTCACAATGTTATTTCGCAGGACTCAAGAGACAGAGGCGATAATGCCTCAACCCTTGGATGCGTGGTTAGATGAGAACGCTCGTTGGTCTTCTGAATAG
- a CDS encoding tetratricopeptide repeat protein, whose translation MNAPSKTKTQTFNLLSIGHRGVGKTVFLVGSYAEQKANSGSRKSSTWFDCQDTQVQHNLNTLLEYIAQTGQYPPATMKMTNFEFSAKTQNLFGEKDLCQFRWWDIPGEICNNDNPNFQKMVMDSHGCCVFIDTYTLFNNSAYSQTLQGIVKQVETIASLARQSGLTYVFAIVLTKCDLLAENPQKLLKIEENIRPLMARLDANQIQYRRFYSTIPIVKNGKMSVLQAKGASAPLLWLATELSKIHRKGRPQSLASGFNRLLDNSAQPLSLSRPRGGGRATSNKQLWGVAAIAGLLAVGVAVAVGFGTGLLGNSPTEQANLTPNEKVQQYQEILEQSPTDPEALLQLSRLYSDLTEFDKALPLMEKLVDQQPEKADFLFELAGLYALNGNKQKEETVYDKILKIDPNSILALTSKATLRVEQGDNAAAKTLFSKAEVAAPTDSLKKEIRKMADKAQSKPNP comes from the coding sequence ATGAATGCTCCGTCAAAAACAAAAACGCAGACGTTTAACTTACTCAGCATTGGTCATCGGGGTGTAGGTAAAACCGTCTTTTTAGTGGGTAGCTATGCCGAACAAAAAGCTAATAGTGGGTCGCGAAAATCATCTACCTGGTTTGACTGTCAGGATACCCAGGTTCAACATAATTTGAACACATTGCTGGAATATATTGCCCAAACGGGTCAATACCCGCCAGCAACCATGAAAATGACTAATTTTGAGTTTTCCGCGAAAACTCAAAACCTTTTTGGTGAGAAGGATCTCTGTCAGTTTCGCTGGTGGGATATCCCTGGAGAAATTTGCAATAACGACAACCCCAATTTTCAGAAAATGGTGATGGACTCCCATGGTTGTTGTGTCTTTATTGATACCTATACGCTGTTTAATAATTCTGCTTACAGCCAGACGCTTCAAGGCATTGTTAAACAGGTCGAAACCATCGCTTCTCTCGCTCGGCAAAGTGGTTTGACCTATGTCTTTGCTATTGTGCTGACCAAATGTGATCTTTTGGCAGAAAATCCCCAGAAATTACTAAAAATAGAAGAAAATATTCGACCCTTAATGGCCCGTTTGGATGCCAATCAAATTCAATATCGCAGATTTTACTCTACGATTCCCATCGTTAAAAATGGAAAAATGTCGGTATTGCAGGCAAAAGGAGCCTCTGCGCCATTGCTCTGGTTGGCGACAGAGTTAAGTAAAATTCATCGCAAAGGCCGACCTCAGTCTTTGGCTAGTGGATTTAACCGTTTATTAGACAATAGTGCCCAGCCTTTATCTCTCTCTCGTCCCAGAGGAGGGGGGAGAGCTACCTCTAATAAACAGCTTTGGGGAGTGGCAGCCATCGCTGGCCTTCTCGCCGTTGGCGTGGCGGTAGCGGTTGGATTTGGAACGGGCTTGCTCGGCAATTCCCCTACTGAACAAGCGAACTTGACTCCTAATGAAAAGGTTCAACAATACCAGGAGATTTTGGAGCAGTCCCCGACTGATCCAGAAGCATTGCTGCAGCTCTCTCGGCTCTATTCGGATTTGACAGAATTTGATAAGGCTCTACCCCTTATGGAAAAGTTGGTGGACCAACAGCCGGAGAAGGCTGATTTTCTATTTGAACTAGCGGGGCTATACGCCCTGAATGGGAACAAGCAGAAGGAAGAAACGGTCTACGACAAAATCCTGAAGATAGATCCAAACAGCATTCTAGCTCTCACCAGCAAAGCTACATTGCGCGTTGAACAGGGGGATAATGCAGCTGCTAAAACCCTATTTTCTAAGGCTGAGGTTGCTGCGCCAACGGATTCGTTAAAGAAGGAAATCCGGAAGATGGCTGATAAGGCCCAGTCCAAACCTAACCCGTAA